The Chanos chanos chromosome 16, fChaCha1.1, whole genome shotgun sequence genome has a window encoding:
- the cabp5b gene encoding calcium-binding protein 5b: protein MSFGPACIFLRGAKNTDRSLADDEIEELREAFEEFDKDKDGLISCKDLGNLMRTMGYMPTEMELIELSQNINMNLGGRVDFEDFVELMAPKLLEETAGMIGLKELKDAFREFDMDGDGCITIEELKHAMGKLLGEQTNRKEIEAVVREADNNGDGTVDFEEFVKMMSRN, encoded by the exons ATGAGTTTTGGACCAGCATGCATCTTCCTGAGGGGGGCCAAAAATACT GACCGATCCCTTGCAGATGACGAGATAGAAG agttgCGCGAGGCCTTTGAGGAGTTTGATAAAGATAAGGATGGGCTGATCAGCTGTAAAGACCTGGGGAATCTGATGAGAACCATGGGATACATGCCCACTGAGATGGAACTCATTGAACTCAGTCAAAACATCAACATGAACC tcgGAGGAAGAGTAGATTTTGAGGACTTTGTTGAACTCATGGCTCCCAAACTGCTTGAAGAAACTGCCGGAATGATTGGCCTGAAAGAGCTGAAAGATGCTTTTAGAGAG TTTGATATGGACGGTGATGGGTGTATCACCATAGAGGAACTGAAACATGCGATGGGGAAACTGCTGGGAGAACAAACCAACAGGAAAGAGATCGAGGCTGTGGTCAGGGAGGCTGACAACAATGGGGACGGTACCGTGGATTTTGAag aatttgtgaaaatgatgtcACGGAACTGA